From Myxococcales bacterium, the proteins below share one genomic window:
- a CDS encoding sigma-70 family RNA polymerase sigma factor, whose product MREDDDAELVERIGGGDPGAVATLYDRHAAVLFPIALRILRDRAEAEDVLHDAFVTLHERSGQYQRDKGSVIAWLVTLVRNASIDRARRRERRSAITHEVVAFEPPVPTTTPEEQVSAQSDRQRVLRALARLPQAQLDTLTLAFYTGLSYPEIAEREGVPLGTIKSRAARALAALRAELEREGLDMSAFDRAK is encoded by the coding sequence ATGCGTGAGGACGACGACGCGGAGCTCGTGGAGCGGATCGGTGGGGGAGATCCTGGCGCCGTCGCCACCCTCTACGACCGTCATGCCGCGGTTCTCTTCCCTATCGCGCTCCGCATCCTCCGCGATCGAGCCGAGGCCGAGGACGTGCTCCACGACGCCTTCGTGACCCTCCACGAGCGCTCGGGGCAATACCAGCGCGACAAGGGCTCGGTCATCGCGTGGCTCGTCACCCTCGTGCGAAACGCGTCGATCGATCGTGCGCGTCGCCGCGAGCGGAGGAGCGCGATCACCCACGAGGTCGTCGCGTTCGAGCCCCCCGTACCCACCACGACGCCCGAGGAGCAGGTCTCGGCCCAGTCCGATCGTCAGAGGGTGCTGCGCGCGCTCGCTCGGCTCCCACAGGCCCAGCTCGACACGCTCACGCTCGCGTTCTACACGGGCCTCAGCTACCCCGAGATCGCGGAGCGCGAGGGGGTGCCGCTCGGGACCATCAAGTCGCGCGCGGCCCGCGCCCTCGCCGCGTTGCGCGCCGAGCTCGAGCGAGAAGGCCTCGACATGAGCGCGTTCGACCGGGCAAAATAG
- a CDS encoding DUF882 domain-containing protein: protein MAHDGSAPRWLVRASVVVAAATASLSVASPTTSDPGGPRAASGALTKAKGLEDPPTANDGLLPDTLLGTLVHTHTNEHLPLGTRLPDDARFSAFLTDNVTGSSHALDPRLLGLLRTLAAAHPHARFELVSGYRSEKLNESRRKKGRHVASHSQHTLGQAIDFRVVPRGETKGIDPRALEHEIRGSGWEGGVGVYTLGSDWFVHADVGANRRWSG, encoded by the coding sequence ATGGCGCACGACGGCTCAGCCCCGAGATGGCTCGTTCGCGCTTCCGTGGTGGTGGCGGCTGCGACAGCTTCGCTCTCCGTCGCGTCGCCGACCACGAGCGATCCCGGCGGTCCCCGAGCGGCCTCCGGGGCCCTCACGAAGGCCAAGGGGCTCGAGGATCCGCCGACGGCGAACGACGGACTGCTCCCCGACACGCTCCTCGGGACGCTCGTCCACACCCACACGAACGAGCACCTTCCCCTCGGGACTCGCCTGCCCGACGACGCGCGCTTCTCGGCGTTTTTGACCGACAACGTGACCGGCTCTTCTCACGCGCTCGATCCGCGTCTCCTCGGGCTCCTCCGCACCCTCGCGGCGGCTCACCCGCACGCGCGCTTCGAGCTCGTGAGCGGGTACAGGAGCGAGAAGCTCAACGAATCGCGAAGAAAAAAAGGACGTCACGTGGCGTCGCACAGCCAACACACGCTAGGACAAGCGATCGACTTTCGTGTCGTTCCACGAGGAGAGACGAAGGGCATCGACCCTCGCGCGCTCGAGCACGAGATCCGCGGCAGCGGCTGGGAGGGGGGCGTCGGTGTGTACACGCTCGGGAGCGACTGGTTCGTGCACGCCGACGTCGGCGCGAACCGCCGATGGAGCGGATGA
- a CDS encoding alginate export family protein produces the protein MSPRLSFVAAVVTLLAVGHEARAEGPEPPASLRVGDALVVPEIDVRVRGELRAFRPDFEMVPPPDVHWTLLPRVRLGVAVERDALRAKVTVQDARIFGNGLASPTAGEPAPFGPYEAFLEARTSSARPSFVRLGRQAVEWGEGRLLGVADFSPRGRSLDALRARLTLGDLELEALAALLVVPETVRMDAVDVSYAGSQLAGVRAGYMFHRLLGVELFGFARFSDLRRRDVYGLPTSLAERARADSGLWTSSLRVAGHDDAWSYGFEGAVQGGKSAGSNLLAEAVVGHVERKIRQIVWAPSLGISAAYASGGRNEDGTQRTFDPLLPDTQRWHGRFDLFGLSNIIDFGGSLELTPATDFKAQLGYRYARLAAAPSEWIDAYGEPVRAVTRRGLVPLGHEASVGLSYEPLPGLTFSAAYAALFVLSAARGSFRPRSFYSDSDVRAVATDTPPDPWELSHYAFVETRLKLP, from the coding sequence ATGTCGCCGCGTCTTTCGTTCGTCGCGGCGGTCGTCACGCTGCTCGCGGTCGGCCACGAAGCGCGCGCCGAGGGGCCCGAGCCGCCCGCGAGCCTCCGCGTGGGCGACGCCCTGGTCGTGCCCGAGATCGACGTGCGGGTGCGCGGGGAGCTCCGCGCCTTCCGCCCCGATTTCGAGATGGTGCCGCCCCCGGACGTGCACTGGACGCTGCTCCCGCGCGTGCGCCTCGGCGTGGCGGTCGAGCGCGACGCGCTGCGGGCCAAGGTGACCGTGCAAGATGCACGTATCTTCGGCAATGGCCTCGCGTCTCCCACGGCGGGCGAGCCGGCGCCGTTCGGCCCGTACGAGGCGTTCCTCGAGGCGCGCACGTCCTCGGCGAGGCCGTCTTTCGTGCGCCTCGGTCGGCAGGCGGTCGAGTGGGGCGAGGGGCGGCTGCTCGGGGTGGCCGATTTCTCGCCTCGCGGGCGCTCCCTCGACGCCCTCCGCGCGCGGCTCACGCTGGGGGATCTCGAGCTCGAGGCCCTCGCCGCCCTGCTCGTCGTGCCCGAGACAGTACGGATGGACGCGGTCGACGTCTCGTACGCGGGCTCGCAGCTCGCGGGAGTGCGTGCGGGATACATGTTTCATCGGCTCCTCGGTGTGGAGCTCTTCGGTTTTGCGCGGTTCTCCGATCTCCGTCGCCGGGATGTGTACGGTTTGCCCACGAGCCTCGCGGAACGCGCCCGGGCCGACAGCGGGCTTTGGACCTCGTCCCTCCGTGTCGCGGGCCACGACGATGCCTGGTCGTACGGTTTCGAGGGGGCCGTGCAAGGTGGGAAGAGCGCCGGCTCGAACCTGCTCGCCGAGGCCGTCGTGGGCCACGTCGAGCGAAAGATCCGGCAGATCGTGTGGGCGCCATCGCTCGGGATCTCGGCGGCCTACGCCTCGGGGGGGCGAAACGAAGACGGGACCCAGCGCACCTTCGATCCGCTCCTCCCGGACACGCAGCGCTGGCACGGGAGGTTCGACCTGTTCGGCCTCTCGAACATCATCGACTTCGGTGGGAGCCTCGAGCTCACACCGGCCACGGACTTCAAGGCGCAGCTCGGATACCGTTACGCGCGCCTCGCTGCGGCACCGTCGGAGTGGATCGACGCCTACGGCGAGCCGGTCAGGGCGGTGACGCGACGCGGGCTCGTCCCCCTCGGCCACGAGGCTTCCGTCGGGCTGTCGTACGAGCCGCTGCCTGGCCTCACGTTCTCGGCGGCCTACGCCGCGCTCTTCGTCCTCTCCGCCGCGCGGGGGAGCTTCCGACCGCGGTCCTTCTACTCCGATTCCGACGTCAGGGCAGTCGCGACGGATACGCCGCCGGACCCCTGGGAACTGTCGCACTACGCGTTCGTCGAGACTCGGCTGAAGCTCCCCTGA
- a CDS encoding HD domain-containing protein: MSEELLSKVPPHVFRIRDVLARAGKRAWVVGGCVRDLLRGKTPSDWDVCTDALPDELMKLFPRAIPTGIAHGTVTVVLDRQHYEVTTLRGEGAYTDGRRPDSVHFVSDIEHDLARRDFTVNAVAIASDTGAVIDPFGGQNDLARRVIRAVGKAEERFSEDGLRVLRAARFCATLGFELDPATRAAIAPTLDTYKKVSPERIRDEWMKTMKAEKPSVAFEVMRDTGILAVTCPELLEGVGMSQNKYHGYDVWQHSLACMDACPGDAILRLSGLFHDVGKPKTRAFSEKTNDYTFYDHDRIGAEIVAPICTRLRFSNDERERITHLVRHHLFHYDGWSDSAVRRWVRRVGKDRIEDLFALNEADTRAKGLGTEPTFEALFALRAHVAKILAEGAALSTKDLAVDGHALMNEAGIARGPGLGKVLAALLEDVTNDPSLNTRERLLARAKELVASGAIPEKA, translated from the coding sequence ATGAGCGAAGAGCTGCTCTCCAAGGTTCCCCCGCACGTCTTCCGCATCCGTGACGTGCTCGCGCGCGCGGGGAAGCGGGCGTGGGTCGTGGGTGGGTGCGTGCGCGATCTGCTCCGAGGCAAGACCCCGTCGGATTGGGACGTGTGCACGGACGCCCTGCCCGACGAGCTCATGAAGCTCTTCCCGCGGGCCATCCCGACCGGGATCGCGCACGGGACCGTCACGGTGGTGCTCGACCGCCAGCACTACGAGGTGACCACGCTCCGCGGCGAAGGCGCCTACACCGACGGCCGCCGGCCCGACTCCGTGCACTTCGTGAGCGACATCGAGCACGATCTCGCGCGCCGTGATTTCACGGTCAACGCGGTCGCCATCGCGTCCGACACGGGCGCCGTCATCGATCCGTTCGGTGGCCAGAACGACCTCGCGCGGCGCGTGATTCGCGCCGTCGGAAAGGCCGAAGAGCGCTTCTCGGAGGATGGCCTGCGGGTCCTCCGCGCCGCACGCTTCTGCGCGACGCTCGGCTTCGAGCTCGATCCGGCGACGCGGGCCGCGATCGCCCCTACGTTGGACACCTACAAAAAGGTGAGCCCCGAGCGCATCCGCGACGAGTGGATGAAGACGATGAAGGCGGAGAAGCCCAGCGTCGCCTTCGAGGTGATGCGCGACACGGGCATTTTGGCCGTGACGTGCCCCGAGCTGCTCGAGGGCGTCGGCATGAGCCAGAACAAGTACCACGGGTACGACGTGTGGCAGCACTCGCTCGCCTGCATGGACGCGTGCCCGGGCGACGCCATCTTGCGCCTCTCGGGGCTCTTCCACGACGTGGGCAAGCCGAAGACGCGCGCCTTCAGCGAGAAGACGAACGACTACACGTTCTACGATCACGATCGGATCGGCGCGGAGATCGTCGCGCCCATCTGCACGCGCCTTCGGTTCTCGAACGACGAGCGCGAGCGCATCACGCACCTCGTTCGCCACCACCTCTTCCACTACGACGGCTGGTCCGACTCCGCGGTGCGGCGCTGGGTTCGGCGCGTCGGCAAGGATCGCATCGAGGATCTCTTCGCGTTGAACGAGGCCGACACCCGCGCGAAGGGACTCGGAACGGAGCCGACGTTCGAGGCGCTCTTCGCCCTCAGGGCCCACGTGGCGAAGATCTTGGCCGAGGGGGCGGCGCTCAGCACGAAGGACCTCGCGGTCGACGGGCACGCCCTCATGAACGAAGCGGGCATCGCGCGTGGGCCAGGGCTCGGGAAGGTGCTCGCCGCCTTGCTCGAGGACGTCACGAACGACCCTTCGCTCAACACGAGGGAGCGGCTCCTCGCGCGCGCCAAAGAGCTCGTCGCGTCCGGGGCGATCCCGGAGAAGGCGTGA
- a CDS encoding acyl-CoA dehydrogenase family protein: MYLFENDEHRELRKNVRRFAETHVRPHATAWEEAEEFPKELYGEAARAGVLGIGYGEDVGGTGGDVTHTLVAQEELVLGGHSVGTVVGLGSHGIALPPIVKLGTAAQREKFVRPVLAGAKISALGITEPGGGSDVASLRTTAVRKGDHYVVNGSKTFITSGCRADFVTTAVRTGGPGHGGVSLLVIERGTQGFTVGKKLKKTGWWASDTAELAFEDCLVPVENLVGEENMGFYAIMMNFASERIFLAGQCVAIAELAYRESIAYARDRKAFGKAIMGFQVTRHKLADMASRIAAARALTAEVTMRYARGEDVTSLAAKAKNVATDTCSFVCDHAVQIHGGAGYVREVLVERLYRDARLYPIGGGTREIMNEIISKTEGYG, encoded by the coding sequence ATGTACCTCTTCGAGAACGACGAGCATCGAGAGCTCCGGAAGAACGTGCGCCGCTTCGCGGAGACCCACGTTCGCCCCCATGCCACGGCGTGGGAGGAGGCGGAGGAGTTCCCCAAGGAGCTCTACGGCGAGGCCGCACGCGCCGGGGTGCTCGGGATCGGCTACGGCGAGGACGTCGGCGGCACCGGCGGCGACGTGACCCACACGCTCGTGGCCCAAGAGGAGCTCGTGCTCGGTGGCCACTCGGTCGGAACGGTGGTCGGGCTCGGCAGCCACGGCATCGCGCTCCCGCCCATCGTGAAGCTCGGGACCGCCGCGCAGCGCGAAAAATTCGTGAGGCCCGTGCTCGCCGGAGCGAAGATCTCGGCGCTCGGAATCACGGAGCCCGGCGGCGGAAGCGACGTCGCGAGCCTCCGCACGACGGCCGTCCGCAAGGGGGACCACTACGTCGTGAACGGCTCGAAGACGTTCATCACCTCGGGCTGCCGGGCCGACTTCGTCACCACGGCCGTGCGCACCGGCGGCCCGGGCCACGGCGGCGTCTCGCTCCTGGTCATCGAGCGCGGCACACAAGGCTTCACCGTGGGGAAGAAGCTCAAGAAGACGGGGTGGTGGGCGTCCGACACCGCCGAGCTCGCCTTCGAGGATTGTCTCGTTCCGGTGGAGAACCTCGTCGGCGAAGAGAACATGGGCTTTTACGCCATCATGATGAACTTCGCGAGCGAGCGTATTTTCCTCGCCGGGCAGTGCGTCGCCATCGCCGAGCTCGCCTACCGCGAGTCGATCGCCTACGCCCGAGACCGAAAGGCCTTCGGCAAAGCGATCATGGGGTTCCAGGTCACGCGCCACAAGCTCGCCGACATGGCGAGCCGCATCGCGGCCGCGCGCGCGCTCACCGCCGAGGTGACGATGCGCTACGCCCGCGGCGAGGACGTGACCTCCCTCGCCGCGAAGGCCAAGAACGTCGCCACCGACACGTGCAGCTTCGTGTGCGATCACGCAGTGCAAATCCACGGCGGCGCAGGGTACGTCCGCGAGGTGCTCGTCGAGCGCCTCTATCGGGACGCGAGGCTCTACCCCATCGGCGGCGGGACGCGCGAAATCATGAATGAAATCATATCGAAAACCGAAGGCTACGGATGA
- a CDS encoding Hsp33 family molecular chaperone HslO, with the protein MDSSDTVLRAITDDGSFRVIALETTSTVRDALAAQKPASALRRTFADFLTGAILVRESMSPELRVQCILQGDDGRSRLVADAHPDGTTRGLVQLAQGAQGFSVNEKGVMQVARTLNNGALHQGVVSVAGHGGIAGAFMAYMQDSEQITTMIAVGTHMVDGEVAAAGGYLVQILPDFAEGPLMVMTERLKDFQDIVPLLARGAASPEALLSETLYGMAYTRVGERRIAFGCNCSSTRLAASLATLPKSDIESLLADRRMLEIECEFCRKEYSFAPEQLRGLLDSN; encoded by the coding sequence ATGGACTCCTCCGACACCGTGCTCCGGGCCATCACAGACGACGGGAGCTTCCGCGTCATCGCGCTCGAGACGACGAGCACCGTCCGCGACGCGCTCGCGGCCCAGAAGCCAGCGTCCGCGCTCCGGCGAACGTTCGCCGATTTTCTCACGGGCGCCATCCTGGTGCGCGAGAGCATGTCCCCCGAGCTGCGTGTACAATGCATCCTCCAGGGCGACGACGGCCGCTCCCGCCTCGTCGCGGACGCCCACCCCGACGGCACGACGCGCGGGCTCGTGCAGCTCGCGCAGGGAGCCCAGGGGTTCTCGGTGAACGAGAAGGGCGTGATGCAGGTGGCGCGGACCCTCAACAACGGCGCGCTCCATCAAGGGGTCGTCAGCGTGGCGGGCCACGGCGGGATCGCCGGCGCGTTCATGGCCTACATGCAGGACTCGGAGCAGATCACGACCATGATCGCCGTGGGCACGCACATGGTCGACGGCGAGGTCGCCGCGGCGGGCGGGTACCTCGTGCAAATCCTCCCCGATTTCGCCGAAGGGCCGCTCATGGTCATGACCGAGCGCCTCAAAGACTTCCAGGACATCGTGCCGCTGCTCGCGCGTGGCGCCGCGTCGCCGGAGGCGCTGCTCTCGGAGACGCTCTACGGCATGGCGTACACGCGCGTGGGCGAGCGCAGGATCGCGTTCGGGTGCAACTGCAGCTCCACGCGCCTCGCGGCGAGCCTCGCGACTTTGCCGAAGTCGGACATCGAGTCGCTGCTCGCGGACAGGCGCATGCTCGAGATCGAGTGCGAGTTCTGCCGAAAGGAGTACTCGTTCGCGCCCGAGCAGCTCCGCGGGCTCCTCGACTCGAACTGA
- the uvrA gene encoding excinuclease ABC subunit UvrA → MRSSRASAPDLDVLVVEGARQHNLDVPRLVIPKRALVVFSGPSGSGKSSLAFDTIYAEGQRRYVETLSPYARQFLGQMDRPDVDRIRGLSPTIAIEQKSGSHNPRSTVGTITEVYDYLRLLYARAGTQRCTTCGKEVRARSADEVTREASSTLEGRKVTVRARLVEHRKGEHKDVFEDLQKRGFLRVIVGGEPKRLDGPHPVLKKNEKHTIDLVVDRVTVDASNRARLAEALEVGLREGKGEVLVAVDGEPEPRRFSAHRACCGTSYPELSPQAFSFNGPLGMCPACAGLGVRLEVDPGLVVPNAELSLAGGAIVPWASAMSRKDGWVYRIIEAATKAAKVSHDTPWKKISAAQKRILLYGIDGQKLAVTWGKEGSGSHGTFGVRFEGVVRHLERLFHETKSESQREHYRKFFRERACQACEGKRLRPESLAVELGGTSIADLCRMPVRDAATFVSELVLDARKKKVAEAALVEVRSRLGFLLDVGLDYVSLERKGPTLSGGEAQRIRLASQLGSELSGVMYVLDEPSIGLHPRDNERLVKTLHRLRDLGNSVLVVEHDEDTVRAADHVVDFGPGAGHLGGRVVAEGTAAELEKNPESLTGAYLSGRKRIPLPEARRSWEAALVVRGARENNLKDVTVRFPLGVLTCVTGVSGAGKSSLVGQILLPALSRALHGSDVSVGDHDGIDGLEHVERVVAIDQQPIGRTPRSNPSTYTKAFDHIREIFAQLPDARARGYDAGRFSFNVKGGRCEACQGDGAVKVEMHFLSDVYVPCEVCRGLRYSEATLDVKYRGKSIADVLRTSVDDAIELFSAFPALVRVLRTLSEVGLGYMLLGQPAPTLSGGEAQRVKLSRELGKSQAQRSLYVLDEPTTGLHPDDVRKLLAVLLRLVERGATVIVIEHNLDVVKCADWVVDLGPEGGAGGGQLLAEGTPEAIAAVAGSSTGRFLKGTLAKAAVSPKATKLKKN, encoded by the coding sequence ATGCGTTCATCTCGCGCCTCGGCGCCCGATCTCGACGTCCTCGTCGTCGAGGGGGCACGTCAGCACAACCTCGACGTCCCCCGTCTCGTCATCCCGAAGCGCGCGCTCGTGGTGTTCTCCGGGCCGAGCGGCTCCGGCAAGTCGAGCCTCGCGTTCGACACGATCTACGCCGAGGGCCAGCGCCGCTACGTGGAGACGTTGTCGCCGTACGCGCGGCAGTTCCTTGGCCAAATGGACCGCCCCGACGTGGACCGCATCCGCGGGCTATCGCCGACGATCGCCATCGAGCAGAAGAGCGGAAGCCACAACCCGAGGTCGACCGTCGGCACCATCACCGAGGTGTACGACTACCTTCGTTTGCTCTACGCCCGCGCGGGCACGCAGCGCTGCACGACGTGTGGCAAGGAGGTGCGCGCGCGCTCGGCCGACGAGGTCACGCGCGAGGCCTCGAGCACGCTCGAGGGCAGAAAGGTCACCGTGCGCGCGAGGCTCGTCGAGCACAGAAAGGGCGAGCACAAGGACGTCTTCGAGGATCTCCAGAAGCGCGGTTTTCTCCGTGTGATCGTCGGGGGTGAGCCGAAACGGTTGGACGGGCCGCACCCGGTCCTCAAGAAGAACGAGAAGCACACGATCGATCTCGTCGTGGATCGTGTCACGGTCGACGCGTCGAACCGCGCGCGGCTCGCGGAGGCGCTCGAGGTCGGCCTTCGGGAGGGCAAGGGGGAGGTGCTCGTCGCGGTCGACGGAGAGCCCGAGCCTCGGCGCTTCTCGGCGCACAGGGCGTGCTGCGGCACGAGCTACCCGGAGCTTTCCCCGCAGGCGTTTTCGTTCAACGGGCCCCTCGGCATGTGCCCGGCGTGCGCGGGGCTCGGCGTGCGCCTCGAGGTCGATCCGGGCCTCGTCGTCCCGAACGCGGAGCTCTCCCTCGCCGGCGGCGCGATCGTCCCGTGGGCCTCCGCCATGAGCCGCAAGGACGGGTGGGTGTATCGCATCATCGAAGCCGCCACGAAGGCGGCCAAGGTGTCCCACGACACGCCGTGGAAGAAGATCTCCGCCGCCCAGAAGCGCATCCTGCTCTACGGGATCGACGGCCAGAAGCTCGCCGTCACGTGGGGCAAAGAAGGGAGCGGCAGCCACGGGACCTTCGGCGTGCGCTTCGAGGGCGTGGTGCGTCACCTCGAGCGGCTCTTCCACGAGACGAAGAGCGAGTCGCAGCGGGAGCACTACCGCAAGTTCTTTCGCGAGCGCGCCTGCCAAGCGTGCGAGGGAAAACGACTCCGGCCCGAGAGCCTCGCCGTCGAGCTCGGAGGCACGTCGATCGCCGATCTGTGCCGCATGCCCGTCCGCGACGCCGCGACCTTCGTGTCGGAGCTCGTGCTCGACGCACGCAAGAAGAAGGTCGCCGAGGCCGCGCTCGTGGAGGTGCGGAGCCGGCTCGGGTTCCTGTTGGACGTGGGGCTCGACTACGTCTCCCTCGAGCGAAAGGGGCCCACGCTCTCGGGCGGAGAGGCGCAGCGCATTCGGCTCGCGAGCCAGCTCGGGAGCGAGCTCTCGGGGGTCATGTACGTGCTCGACGAGCCCAGCATCGGCCTCCACCCGCGCGACAACGAGCGCCTCGTGAAGACGCTCCATAGGTTGCGCGATCTCGGAAACAGCGTGCTCGTCGTCGAGCACGACGAGGACACCGTGCGCGCGGCCGATCACGTGGTCGACTTCGGCCCGGGTGCGGGGCACCTCGGGGGCCGTGTCGTCGCCGAGGGGACGGCCGCCGAGCTCGAGAAGAACCCCGAGAGCCTCACCGGCGCGTATCTCTCGGGCCGCAAGCGCATCCCGTTGCCCGAAGCGCGCAGGTCGTGGGAGGCCGCCCTCGTCGTGCGGGGCGCGCGCGAAAACAACCTGAAGGACGTCACGGTGCGTTTTCCGCTCGGCGTGCTCACGTGCGTCACCGGCGTGAGCGGCGCGGGCAAGAGCTCGCTCGTGGGGCAAATCCTACTCCCGGCGCTCTCGCGCGCCCTCCATGGCTCCGACGTTTCGGTCGGGGACCACGACGGCATCGACGGGCTCGAGCACGTCGAGCGGGTCGTCGCGATCGACCAGCAGCCCATCGGGCGCACGCCGCGGTCGAACCCGAGCACCTACACCAAGGCGTTCGATCATATCCGCGAGATCTTCGCTCAGCTCCCGGACGCCCGCGCCCGAGGGTACGACGCGGGGAGGTTCTCGTTCAACGTCAAAGGGGGGCGCTGCGAGGCGTGCCAAGGCGACGGCGCCGTGAAGGTCGAGATGCACTTCCTCTCGGACGTGTACGTGCCGTGCGAGGTCTGCCGAGGGCTCCGCTACTCCGAGGCCACACTCGATGTAAAGTACAGGGGGAAGAGCATCGCCGACGTCCTCCGCACCTCGGTCGACGACGCCATCGAGCTCTTCTCTGCGTTCCCGGCCCTCGTCCGCGTGCTTCGGACGCTCTCCGAGGTGGGCCTCGGGTACATGCTCCTCGGCCAGCCCGCCCCTACGCTCTCGGGCGGCGAGGCCCAGCGCGTCAAGCTCTCGCGCGAGCTCGGAAAGTCGCAGGCCCAGCGGAGCCTCTACGTCCTCGACGAGCCCACGACGGGCCTCCACCCGGACGACGTCCGCAAGCTCCTCGCCGTGCTCCTCCGCCTCGTCGAGCGCGGCGCCACCGTGATCGTCATCGAGCACAACCTCGACGTCGTGAAGTGCGCCGACTGGGTCGTCGACCTCGGGCCCGAAGGGGGCGCCGGGGGCGGTCAGCTCCTCGCCGAAGGGACGCCCGAGGCCATCGCGGCCGTCGCGGGGTCGTCGACCGGGCGCTTCTTGAAGGGTACGCTCGCGAAGGCAGCGGTGTCTCCTAAAGCAACGAAACTAAAGAAAAATTGA
- a CDS encoding 2-hydroxyglutaryl-CoA dehydratase, translating to MISKVGATGGAEPELYPTNGISCDDNGRIDMGQHVTDTAATKKRLKVAGQDLDIEAELARFEAEERKRLGLDESVQHWVEDMANLTFTKSEKAEITLLIGGLTLAHDYLVEGAFKGIGYNVQMLNVPDQSAFQMGKEFGNRGQCNPTYFTVGNLVQHLVTLRDKHGLTSEEIVKKFVFLTAGACGPCRFGMYVTEYRKALRDAGFDGFRVVLFQQTGGLKQATGEASGLELTPKFFWALVKALFTGDVVNAIGYRLRPYEVNAGDTDRALEECKKILYEALEHRTPILTAVWRCKPILAAVKVKRTMPKPKVSIIGEFWAMTTEGDGNYQLQRFLEQEGAEADIQLVAAWILYTIWEARHDTADRKDLRGMDHSKYGLGGLDGFGIGQKLLLLSVADKAVRVLFQTFAHTMGLYGYKLPDMDLIADVAHEHYNNDLRGGEGHMEVGKLILNVTQKKAHMTLSVKPFGCMPSAGVSDGVQSAITERYPGSIYCPVETSGDGRVNFYSRVQMYLFKAKQAAQAEYERALEENGVSLEEVEAFLEANPRFANALHKAPHVYAGNAADLVAEVAPYITKTRAERLRARASSFASATVSFARTAPGALAKMIRSAVAEAPETARKLKEDVVLLSEIRAAKKAKRAPEPTLDAAAEE from the coding sequence GTGATTTCCAAGGTCGGCGCCACGGGCGGCGCCGAGCCCGAGCTTTACCCGACGAACGGGATCTCTTGCGACGACAACGGGAGAATCGACATGGGTCAACACGTGACGGACACGGCAGCGACGAAGAAGCGGCTCAAGGTGGCGGGACAGGACCTCGACATCGAGGCCGAGCTCGCGCGCTTCGAGGCCGAAGAGCGCAAGCGCCTCGGCTTGGACGAGTCGGTGCAGCACTGGGTCGAGGACATGGCGAACCTCACGTTCACCAAGTCGGAGAAGGCGGAGATCACCCTCCTCATCGGCGGGCTCACCCTCGCGCACGACTACCTCGTCGAGGGGGCCTTCAAGGGCATCGGCTACAACGTCCAGATGTTGAACGTGCCCGACCAGTCGGCCTTCCAAATGGGGAAAGAGTTCGGCAATCGTGGCCAGTGCAACCCCACGTACTTCACCGTCGGTAACCTCGTTCAACACCTGGTTACGCTGCGTGACAAACACGGCCTGACCTCCGAGGAAATCGTCAAGAAGTTCGTGTTCCTCACGGCCGGCGCATGCGGCCCGTGCCGCTTCGGGATGTACGTCACCGAGTACCGCAAGGCGCTCCGTGACGCCGGCTTCGACGGCTTCCGCGTGGTGCTCTTCCAGCAGACCGGCGGCCTCAAGCAGGCGACGGGCGAGGCCTCGGGCCTCGAGCTGACTCCGAAGTTCTTCTGGGCCCTCGTGAAGGCCCTCTTCACGGGCGACGTGGTGAACGCCATCGGCTACCGCCTCCGCCCGTACGAGGTGAACGCGGGCGACACGGACCGCGCGCTCGAAGAGTGCAAGAAGATCCTCTACGAAGCCCTCGAGCACAGGACGCCCATTTTGACGGCCGTGTGGCGGTGCAAGCCGATCCTCGCCGCCGTGAAGGTGAAGCGCACCATGCCGAAGCCGAAGGTGTCGATCATCGGCGAGTTCTGGGCCATGACCACCGAGGGTGACGGCAACTACCAGCTCCAGCGCTTCCTCGAGCAAGAGGGGGCCGAGGCCGACATCCAGCTCGTCGCCGCGTGGATCCTTTATACGATCTGGGAAGCTCGTCACGACACCGCGGACCGCAAGGATCTCCGCGGCATGGACCACTCGAAGTACGGCCTCGGCGGTCTCGACGGGTTCGGCATCGGGCAGAAGCTCCTCCTGCTCAGCGTGGCCGACAAGGCCGTCCGCGTGCTCTTCCAGACCTTCGCGCACACGATGGGCCTCTACGGGTACAAGCTGCCCGACATGGACCTCATCGCCGACGTGGCGCACGAGCACTACAACAACGATCTCCGCGGCGGCGAGGGCCACATGGAGGTCGGCAAGCTCATCTTGAACGTCACGCAGAAGAAGGCCCACATGACCCTCAGCGTGAAGCCCTTCGGCTGCATGCCGAGCGCCGGCGTGTCCGACGGCGTGCAGTCGGCCATCACGGAGCGCTACCCCGGGAGCATCTACTGCCCGGTCGAGACGTCTGGCGACGGGCGCGTGAACTTCTACTCGCGCGTGCAGATGTACCTCTTCAAGGCGAAGCAGGCCGCCCAGGCCGAGTACGAGCGCGCGCTCGAAGAGAACGGCGTGTCTCTCGAAGAGGTCGAGGCGTTCCTCGAGGCGAACCCGCGCTTCGCGAACGCGCTCCACAAGGCCCCCCACGTGTACGCCGGCAACGCCGCCGATCTCGTCGCCGAGGTGGCCCCGTACATCACGAAGACCCGCGCCGAGCGCCTCCGGGCGCGTGCCTCCTCGTTCGCGTCGGCCACGGTCTCGTTCGCCCGGACTGCGCCCGGTGCCTTGGCGAAGATGATTCGCTCGGCCGTCGCCGAGGCGCCCGAGACGGCCCGCAAGCTCAAAGAGGACGTGGTGCTGCTCTCCGAGATCCGCGCCGCGAAGAAGGCCAAACGAGCCCCCGAGCCCACGCTCGACGCCGCCGCCGAAGAGTGA